The proteins below are encoded in one region of Pseudomonas sp. SCB32:
- a CDS encoding glutamine synthetase family protein: MSTPADQLSSWLKQHQITEVECVVSDMTGIARGKISPTNKFLGEGGMRLPESVLLQTVTGDYVDDDIYYDLLDEADIDMVCRPDPDAVFVVPWAIEPTAMVFHDTYDKYGNPVELSPRNVLKRVLKLYADKGWSPIVAPEMEFYLTKRSSDPDFPLEAPVGRSGRPESGRQSFSIDAANEFDPLFEDVYDWCEAQGLDLDTLIHEDGPAQMEINFRHGDALSLADQITVFKRSMREAALKHDVAATFMAKPITDEPGSAMHIHQSVLDVATGKNIFANVDGSMSELFLHYIGGLQKYIPKVLPMFAPNVNSFRRFLPDTSAPVNVEWGVENRTVGLRVPAASPEAMRVENRLPGADANPYLALAASLLCGYLGMVEQINPSAPVEGRAYERRNLRLPITIEDALAHMEECKVLEEYLGRKFVQGYVAVKRAEHENFKRVISSWEREFLLLSV; the protein is encoded by the coding sequence ATGAGCACCCCCGCCGATCAGCTGAGTTCCTGGCTGAAGCAACACCAGATCACCGAAGTCGAGTGCGTCGTCAGTGACATGACCGGTATCGCCCGCGGCAAGATTTCCCCGACCAACAAGTTCCTCGGCGAGGGAGGCATGCGTCTCCCCGAGAGTGTGCTGTTGCAGACCGTCACCGGGGACTATGTCGACGACGATATCTACTACGACCTGCTCGACGAAGCGGACATCGATATGGTCTGCCGTCCCGATCCGGACGCGGTATTCGTGGTGCCCTGGGCTATCGAGCCGACCGCGATGGTGTTCCATGACACCTACGACAAGTACGGCAACCCCGTCGAACTGTCGCCGCGCAACGTGCTCAAGCGTGTGCTCAAGCTGTACGCAGACAAGGGCTGGAGCCCGATCGTGGCGCCGGAAATGGAGTTCTACCTGACCAAGCGCAGCAGCGACCCGGACTTCCCGCTGGAAGCTCCGGTGGGCCGTTCGGGCCGCCCGGAAAGCGGTCGCCAGAGCTTCTCCATCGACGCGGCCAACGAGTTCGACCCGCTATTCGAAGACGTGTACGACTGGTGCGAAGCCCAGGGCCTGGACCTGGACACCCTGATCCACGAAGACGGCCCGGCGCAGATGGAAATCAACTTCCGTCACGGCGACGCCCTGAGCCTCGCGGACCAGATCACCGTGTTCAAGCGCAGCATGCGTGAAGCCGCGCTGAAGCACGACGTGGCGGCGACCTTCATGGCCAAGCCGATCACCGATGAGCCGGGCAGCGCCATGCACATTCACCAGAGCGTGCTGGACGTGGCGACGGGCAAGAACATCTTCGCCAATGTCGATGGTTCGATGAGCGAGCTGTTCCTGCACTACATCGGCGGCCTGCAGAAGTACATCCCGAAGGTGCTGCCGATGTTCGCGCCGAACGTGAACTCCTTCCGCCGCTTCCTGCCGGACACCTCCGCGCCGGTGAACGTCGAGTGGGGCGTGGAGAACCGCACCGTCGGCCTGCGCGTGCCCGCCGCCTCGCCTGAAGCCATGCGCGTGGAAAACCGCCTTCCGGGCGCTGATGCCAACCCCTACCTGGCACTGGCCGCCAGCCTGCTCTGCGGCTACCTGGGCATGGTCGAGCAGATCAACCCCAGCGCCCCGGTCGAAGGCCGCGCCTACGAGCGCCGCAACCTGCGCCTGCCGATCACCATCGAAGACGCGCTGGCGCACATGGAAGAGTGCAAGGTGCTGGAAGAGTACCTGGGCCGCAAGTTCGTCCAGGGCTACGTCGCGGTGAAGCGCGCCGAGCACGAGAACTTCAAGCGTGTGATCAGCTCCTGGGAACGTGAATTCCTGCTGCTGAGCGTCTGA
- a CDS encoding LysR family transcriptional regulator, producing the protein MKENIYNIRLLRVFVAVVRNKGFSAAQQDLNMSTPAISGYMSQLEAQLGMQLCSRGRSGFSLTSKGQLIYDEAQNLLNQIDGFENYVLELKGELRGTISVGILDSMITDKQVNIVDLLGNFASKHPKVHVNLKVLSPFELQREVLEGKSDLAIGSLPTKMSGLKYIDLYIEQHWLYCSDRHPLSRELQKAPEKIRQHALVKRGYWSNAEVARHGFKECSATIDSMEAELILVLCGSYIGYLPDHLAQQWEQQGRLIKLLPDHFGYQAEFSLIMKNGRTREPLIQAFRNEMTELYDKEVG; encoded by the coding sequence ATGAAAGAGAATATCTACAACATTCGTCTGCTGCGGGTTTTTGTTGCGGTCGTCAGGAACAAGGGATTTTCCGCGGCGCAGCAGGACCTGAACATGTCGACGCCGGCCATCAGCGGCTATATGAGTCAGCTCGAGGCGCAGCTGGGGATGCAGCTGTGCAGCCGCGGCAGGTCGGGGTTCAGTCTGACCAGTAAGGGGCAGTTGATTTACGATGAGGCGCAGAATCTCCTGAACCAGATCGATGGTTTCGAGAATTATGTGCTTGAGTTGAAGGGCGAGCTGCGGGGGACGATTTCCGTAGGGATTCTTGACTCCATGATCACCGACAAGCAGGTCAATATCGTGGACCTGCTCGGGAACTTCGCATCGAAGCACCCCAAGGTGCATGTCAATCTTAAAGTCCTGAGTCCTTTCGAACTTCAACGGGAAGTCCTGGAAGGAAAGAGCGATCTGGCAATCGGCTCGTTGCCGACGAAGATGAGCGGGTTGAAATATATAGACCTGTATATCGAGCAGCATTGGCTTTACTGCAGTGATCGGCATCCGCTGTCGCGCGAATTGCAGAAGGCTCCCGAAAAAATCAGGCAGCACGCACTGGTCAAGCGGGGCTACTGGTCGAACGCGGAAGTGGCGCGGCACGGATTCAAGGAGTGCTCCGCCACTATCGACAGCATGGAGGCCGAGCTGATCCTGGTGTTGTGCGGGAGCTATATCGGTTACCTGCCGGATCATCTGGCCCAGCAGTGGGAGCAGCAGGGCAGGCTCATCAAGCTCCTGCCGGACCACTTCGGCTATCAGGCCGAATTCTCGCTCATCATGAAGAACGGACGAACCCGCGAGCCGCTGATCCAGGCGTTCAGGAATGAAATGACGGAACTCTATGACAAAGAGGTGGGGTAG
- the arnT gene encoding lipid IV(A) 4-amino-4-deoxy-L-arabinosyltransferase, producing MKDITLNTQRAPNSHTPSILSALPTAAYPALLIAFVVFFLAPLGAHGLWIPDETRYAQAAQELLQSGNWAAPHFMGLRYFEKPIGGYWLIAIGQALFGDNLFGVRIASALTSAATVGLIWLLGRRLWNDAWKTWTASLLYMSFGLAAGQAGYANIDPQLTLWITLSLVACWFALEGDTSRERWAGWGMLGVACAMGFMTKGFLAWLLPVIVVAPYVVLHKRWRELLKGGPLAILLAVLLSLPWAILVHQREADFWQFFFWNEHIRRFAGTHAQHAAPFWFFVPLLFAGALPWALLVVPSLRRAWRERKERRIAYLSLWFAMPFLFFSLSKGKLPTYILPCFVPLALLMANTLVDKLRQSDLLAVTRNGLLNLVLGGATLLGLIVIQVVHPVYSHQPLQIAMALVVCLAWAACGFIQWKRPANYWFAPALGLWVLVALLPAAMPQSVVDNKMPDQFIASHLDALKQSRSLLSNELGAASALAWRLNRSDVTLLDVQGELQYGLAYPDAADRRVTTDNMAQWLAQHTEQGPVGIVLSLSAKSGGTLPAWIPPGAEVFRENNLLIVIAKAQGPQLAPANVTPNAPAG from the coding sequence ATGAAGGACATCACGCTCAATACGCAGCGGGCTCCGAATTCGCACACCCCATCCATCCTGAGCGCGCTGCCAACGGCGGCCTACCCGGCACTGCTGATCGCCTTCGTGGTGTTCTTCCTGGCCCCGCTGGGCGCCCACGGACTCTGGATACCCGACGAAACCCGCTACGCGCAGGCGGCCCAGGAGTTACTGCAAAGCGGTAACTGGGCGGCTCCTCATTTCATGGGGCTGCGCTATTTCGAGAAGCCGATCGGCGGCTACTGGCTGATTGCGATCGGCCAGGCGCTGTTCGGCGACAACCTGTTCGGCGTGCGTATCGCGTCGGCGCTGACCTCCGCCGCCACGGTGGGGTTGATCTGGCTGCTGGGCCGCCGGTTGTGGAACGACGCCTGGAAGACCTGGACCGCCAGCCTTCTCTACATGAGCTTTGGCCTGGCCGCCGGGCAGGCCGGCTACGCCAACATCGACCCGCAACTGACGCTGTGGATCACCCTGAGCCTGGTCGCCTGCTGGTTCGCCCTGGAGGGTGACACCTCTCGCGAGCGCTGGGCGGGCTGGGGCATGCTGGGTGTGGCATGCGCCATGGGTTTCATGACCAAGGGCTTCCTCGCCTGGCTGCTGCCGGTGATCGTGGTGGCGCCCTACGTCGTGCTGCACAAGCGCTGGCGCGAACTGCTCAAGGGCGGGCCGCTGGCCATTCTGCTGGCGGTACTGCTGAGCCTGCCCTGGGCCATCCTGGTCCACCAGCGCGAGGCCGACTTCTGGCAGTTCTTCTTCTGGAACGAGCATATCCGTCGCTTCGCCGGCACCCACGCACAACACGCCGCGCCCTTCTGGTTCTTCGTGCCGCTGCTGTTCGCCGGCGCCCTGCCCTGGGCCCTGCTGGTCGTCCCCAGCCTGAGACGCGCCTGGCGCGAGCGCAAGGAACGGCGCATCGCCTACCTGTCCCTCTGGTTCGCCATGCCGTTCCTGTTCTTCAGCCTGAGCAAGGGCAAGCTGCCGACCTATATCCTGCCGTGCTTCGTGCCGCTGGCACTGCTGATGGCCAACACCCTGGTGGACAAGCTGCGCCAGAGCGACCTGCTCGCGGTCACCCGCAACGGGCTGCTCAACCTGGTGCTGGGTGGCGCCACCCTGCTCGGCCTGATCGTCATCCAGGTCGTGCATCCGGTCTATAGCCACCAGCCCCTGCAGATCGCCATGGCCCTGGTGGTGTGCCTGGCCTGGGCCGCCTGCGGCTTCATCCAGTGGAAGCGCCCGGCGAACTACTGGTTCGCCCCGGCGCTTGGCCTCTGGGTACTGGTCGCACTCCTGCCCGCCGCGATGCCGCAATCAGTGGTCGACAACAAGATGCCGGACCAATTCATCGCCAGTCACCTGGACGCCCTGAAGCAATCCAGGAGCCTGCTCAGCAACGAACTCGGCGCCGCATCGGCACTGGCATGGCGACTGAACCGCAGCGACGTGACGCTGCTCGACGTCCAGGGCGAGCTGCAATATGGCCTCGCCTACCCCGACGCCGCCGATCGCCGCGTCACCACCGATAACATGGCGCAGTGGCTGGCCCAACACACGGAGCAAGGGCCCGTCGGCATCGTGCTGAGTCTTTCCGCGAAGTCGGGTGGCACCCTGCCCGCCTGGATACCGCCGGGCGCGGAGGTGTTCCGGGAAAACAATCTGCTCATCGTGATTGCCAAGGCCCAGGGCCCGCAGCTCGCACCGGCCAACGTCACACCGAACGCGCCGGCGGGTTGA
- the speB gene encoding agmatinase, which yields MSDSKLKTNFSDGTSYDPQKRPRFNEIASFMRAPIADTLDGVDIGLIGVPYDGGTSFKPGARLGPRGVRQQSCLMRTRNHASGIAPFDLCNIRDLGDVYLERMYNIEDAHACIEDYYREICARNIMPLTVGGDHSITYPIFKALAKNGPIGMVHIDAHTDTWDSLYGSKFFHGAPFRRAVEDGLLDPLRTIQIGIRGSEHSGTPNYSLECGMRVIFIEEFDDLGVEGVLKEVRRVVGDGQTYVSFDVDGLDPAFAPGTGTPEAGGISMREAMRLLKGLRGLNLIGGDVVEVAPDLDPSGMTALNAATLMFELLCVLADARVNRQDFTLCSSSSIQ from the coding sequence ATGTCTGACTCTAAACTCAAGACGAACTTCTCGGACGGGACTTCATACGACCCGCAAAAGCGCCCGAGATTTAACGAGATTGCGAGCTTCATGCGCGCCCCCATCGCGGACACGCTGGATGGCGTCGATATCGGCCTGATCGGCGTGCCATACGATGGCGGCACCTCCTTCAAGCCAGGTGCGCGCCTCGGTCCCCGTGGAGTTCGGCAACAATCCTGCCTCATGCGGACGCGAAATCACGCTTCGGGCATTGCGCCTTTCGACCTGTGCAACATTCGCGACCTGGGCGATGTTTACCTTGAGCGCATGTACAACATCGAAGACGCCCACGCCTGCATCGAGGACTATTACCGGGAGATTTGCGCACGCAATATCATGCCCCTGACGGTGGGCGGGGACCATTCGATCACCTATCCGATCTTCAAGGCGCTGGCGAAGAACGGCCCTATCGGCATGGTCCACATCGACGCGCATACCGATACCTGGGACAGCCTTTACGGATCGAAATTCTTCCACGGGGCGCCGTTCAGAAGAGCGGTCGAGGATGGGCTTCTCGACCCACTGCGCACCATCCAGATCGGCATCCGCGGCTCCGAACATTCGGGCACCCCGAACTACAGCCTCGAATGCGGCATGCGGGTCATTTTCATCGAGGAGTTCGACGACCTGGGCGTCGAAGGCGTGCTCAAGGAGGTACGCAGGGTTGTGGGTGATGGCCAGACCTATGTTTCGTTCGACGTCGATGGACTCGACCCGGCCTTTGCTCCCGGAACCGGCACCCCCGAGGCCGGCGGCATCTCGATGCGGGAAGCCATGCGCCTGCTGAAGGGACTGCGCGGCCTCAACCTCATCGGTGGCGATGTGGTCGAGGTCGCTCCCGATCTGGACCCATCCGGAATGACTGCGCTCAATGCCGCAACGCTGATGTTCGAGCTACTTTGCGTGCTGGCGGATGCACGGGTGAACCGACAGGACTTCACCCTGTGCTCGTCATCATCAATTCAGTGA
- a CDS encoding AraC family transcriptional regulator — MAIKVMEAREVDEPRAVLPGWEEQYTQMSAGRFCGRLVHAETGAVQLYEESMNLRVEQEFHAPADTLVFSFDMNESALYLLDGHTHNAWVTPENYREVAVVLKDASAWGRSAADFEGLVLQPLRSENCSAFASSLSQLLAGAVEGRVNVDAPGFAQQVADGCFSLLEAAVDVGQRRRSDRNAKRVVERVKEVVNDCPQDSFGVPELAEIAGVSVRQLQQSFVQYAGMPPTAWLRNRRLNAARRDLLAAGGAGVNVAEIAMRWSFWHLGRFSQAYQALFGEYPKATLKRGAERCVVSMLPS, encoded by the coding sequence ATGGCGATCAAGGTGATGGAGGCTCGCGAGGTTGACGAGCCGCGCGCGGTGCTGCCGGGTTGGGAAGAGCAGTACACGCAGATGTCAGCTGGTCGCTTTTGCGGTCGACTCGTGCATGCGGAGACGGGGGCGGTCCAGCTCTACGAAGAAAGCATGAACCTGCGGGTCGAGCAGGAGTTCCACGCTCCGGCCGATACCCTGGTGTTCAGTTTCGACATGAACGAAAGCGCCCTCTACCTGCTGGACGGGCACACGCACAACGCCTGGGTTACCCCCGAGAATTACCGCGAAGTCGCCGTGGTCCTGAAGGACGCCTCCGCCTGGGGCCGTTCCGCCGCGGACTTCGAAGGCCTGGTGCTGCAACCGTTGCGCTCGGAAAATTGCAGCGCCTTCGCCAGCTCCTTGAGCCAGCTGTTGGCCGGCGCCGTGGAAGGCCGTGTCAACGTCGATGCGCCCGGATTCGCCCAGCAAGTGGCCGATGGTTGTTTCTCGCTGCTGGAGGCGGCGGTCGACGTGGGCCAGCGTCGCCGCTCCGACCGCAATGCCAAGCGCGTCGTCGAGCGGGTGAAAGAGGTGGTCAATGACTGTCCGCAGGACAGCTTTGGCGTCCCCGAGCTGGCGGAGATCGCCGGTGTCTCGGTGCGGCAGTTGCAACAGTCGTTCGTCCAGTACGCCGGCATGCCGCCCACCGCGTGGCTGCGCAACCGCCGGCTGAATGCTGCCCGACGTGATCTGCTGGCCGCTGGCGGCGCGGGTGTCAATGTGGCCGAGATCGCGATGCGCTGGTCGTTCTGGCATCTGGGGCGATTCTCCCAGGCCTACCAGGCACTCTTTGGCGAGTATCCGAAAGCGACGCTCAAGCGCGGAGCCGAGCGCTGCGTCGTGAGTATGCTGCCGAGCTGA
- a CDS encoding FAD-binding oxidoreductase, with product MIHAGEHAASYYAATARDKQTYPALEGEVHAEVCVIGGGLTGVNTALELALRGHSVVLLEGRRIGWGASGRNGGQLIRGIGHDVSGFAKYVGEDGVRYLNQAGFDSVKLVADRIQQFGIDCDLRWGFCELANTPAQFTAMAEELRELQSMGYAHPTKLVGAGQIREVVASDCYAGGLIDMGSGHLHPLDLVTGEARAASGLGVKIFEQSPVLRISHGNSVTVHCANGRVRAEKLVLGCNAHLEELEPRLTGKVLPAGSYVIVTEPLPEQVAAKLIPQNMALCDQKVGLDYYRLTADRRLLFGGACHYSGRDPADIGAYMRPKMLKVFPQLADVRIDYQWGGMIGITSNRFPQVGRLAQHPNVYFAQGYSGHGLNVTHWTAKLLAEAISAGQSQGLDVFSAVPHLTFPGGKLLRSPLLALGMLWYRIREAMG from the coding sequence ATGATCCATGCCGGCGAACACGCCGCGTCCTATTACGCGGCCACTGCGCGCGACAAGCAGACGTACCCCGCCCTGGAGGGCGAGGTTCACGCAGAGGTCTGCGTTATCGGCGGCGGCCTGACCGGCGTCAACACAGCACTGGAGCTGGCCCTTCGGGGCCACTCCGTGGTGCTTCTGGAAGGTCGACGCATCGGCTGGGGAGCCAGTGGTCGCAACGGCGGCCAGCTGATCCGTGGCATCGGCCATGACGTCAGCGGTTTCGCCAAGTACGTCGGCGAGGATGGCGTTCGCTACCTGAACCAGGCGGGTTTCGACTCGGTGAAGCTGGTGGCGGACCGCATCCAGCAGTTCGGCATCGATTGCGACCTGCGCTGGGGCTTCTGCGAGCTGGCCAATACGCCCGCGCAGTTCACCGCCATGGCGGAGGAACTGCGCGAGCTGCAGTCGATGGGTTATGCGCACCCGACCAAGCTGGTGGGCGCCGGCCAGATCCGCGAGGTAGTGGCCAGTGACTGCTATGCCGGCGGGTTGATCGACATGGGCTCCGGGCACCTTCATCCGCTGGACCTGGTGACCGGGGAAGCGCGGGCCGCCAGCGGCCTGGGCGTGAAGATCTTCGAGCAGAGCCCGGTGCTGCGCATCAGCCACGGCAACTCGGTCACGGTGCACTGTGCCAACGGGCGGGTGCGGGCAGAAAAGCTGGTGCTCGGCTGCAACGCGCACCTGGAAGAGCTCGAGCCGCGTCTGACCGGCAAGGTCCTGCCGGCGGGCAGCTACGTCATCGTCACCGAACCGCTCCCGGAGCAGGTGGCGGCGAAGCTGATTCCGCAGAACATGGCACTGTGCGACCAGAAGGTGGGGCTGGATTACTACCGACTGACCGCCGACCGGCGCCTGCTGTTCGGGGGTGCCTGCCACTACTCCGGACGGGACCCTGCGGACATCGGTGCCTACATGCGGCCGAAGATGCTGAAGGTGTTCCCACAGCTGGCCGATGTGCGCATCGACTACCAGTGGGGCGGCATGATCGGCATCACGTCGAACCGTTTCCCGCAGGTGGGCCGCCTGGCCCAGCACCCGAACGTGTACTTCGCGCAGGGCTACTCGGGACATGGTCTCAACGTGACCCACTGGACCGCCAAGCTCCTGGCCGAAGCGATCTCCGCAGGCCAGAGCCAGGGACTGGATGTGTTCAGCGCGGTACCGCACCTGACCTTCCCGGGCGGCAAGCTGCTGCGCTCGCCCCTGCTGGCGCTGGGCATGCTCTGGTATCGGATTCGAGAGGCAATGGGCTGA
- a CDS encoding polyamine ABC transporter substrate-binding protein: MRLLKPLAAFAFAAMAQSALAEPTVSIYNWTDYIAPDTLAGFQKTTGIKPVYDVFDSNETLEGKLLAGRSGYDVVVPSNHFLTRQVQAGVFLELDREKLPNWKHLDPTLLKLLEQNDPGNKHSVPYLWGTNGIGYNVEKVKQVLGVDKIDSWSVLFEPENLKKLNACGVAFMDSADELIPSVLNYMGMNPNSTDPADYAKAEARLMELRPYVTYFHSSKYISDLANGNICVAFGYSGDVFQAANRAKEAKNGIQIAYAIPKEGANLWFDLMAIPSDAKNPEQALAFINYLLEPKVIAGVSEYVGYPNANADSKAFLDAETLNNPEVYPSQAVLDKLYISNAPPPKIMRLMTRSWSKIKFNQ; encoded by the coding sequence ATGAGACTGCTGAAGCCCCTTGCGGCCTTCGCATTTGCGGCGATGGCGCAAAGCGCCCTCGCCGAGCCCACGGTCAGTATCTACAACTGGACCGACTACATCGCCCCGGACACCCTCGCCGGCTTCCAGAAGACCACCGGTATCAAGCCGGTCTACGACGTCTTCGATTCCAACGAGACCCTGGAAGGCAAGCTGCTGGCGGGCCGTTCCGGCTACGACGTGGTCGTGCCTTCCAACCACTTCCTCACCCGCCAGGTGCAGGCCGGGGTTTTCCTGGAACTCGACCGCGAAAAGCTGCCGAACTGGAAGCACCTGGACCCGACGCTGCTCAAGCTGCTTGAGCAGAACGACCCGGGCAACAAGCACTCGGTACCCTACCTGTGGGGCACCAACGGCATCGGCTACAACGTCGAGAAGGTCAAGCAGGTACTGGGCGTCGACAAGATCGACTCCTGGTCTGTGCTGTTCGAGCCGGAGAACCTGAAGAAGCTCAATGCGTGCGGCGTCGCCTTCATGGACTCCGCCGACGAGCTGATTCCCTCGGTGCTCAACTACATGGGCATGAACCCCAACAGCACCGACCCGGCGGACTACGCGAAGGCCGAGGCCAGGCTGATGGAGCTGCGCCCGTACGTCACCTACTTCCACTCCTCGAAGTACATCTCCGACCTCGCCAACGGCAACATCTGCGTGGCCTTCGGCTATTCCGGCGACGTCTTCCAGGCGGCCAATCGGGCCAAGGAAGCCAAGAACGGCATCCAGATCGCCTACGCCATCCCCAAGGAAGGCGCCAACCTCTGGTTCGACCTGATGGCCATTCCGTCGGACGCGAAGAACCCGGAGCAGGCCCTGGCGTTCATCAACTACCTGCTTGAGCCCAAGGTGATCGCCGGGGTCAGCGAGTACGTCGGTTATCCCAACGCCAACGCCGACTCCAAGGCCTTCCTCGATGCCGAGACGCTGAACAACCCCGAGGTCTATCCGTCTCAGGCCGTGCTCGACAAGCTGTACATCTCCAATGCCCCGCCGCCGAAGATCATGCGCCTGATGACTCGCAGCTGGAGCAAGATCAAGTTCAACCAATGA
- a CDS encoding GNAT family N-acetyltransferase, translating to MTDLTFRPALPDDAALCLTIRGLTRENAFSEEALRALGITAESWSLGIQDGSCPGFVACVDGQRVGYCFGDRDTGEIVVLALLPAHEGRGIGKTLLGLMVGKLARQGFKRVFLACSSDPTVRSYGFYRYLGWVPTGERDAFGDDILELSLG from the coding sequence ATGACTGATCTGACCTTTCGCCCAGCCTTACCTGATGATGCTGCCCTGTGCCTCACAATCCGGGGACTGACGAGAGAGAACGCATTTTCGGAAGAAGCGCTGCGCGCACTGGGCATCACTGCTGAATCCTGGAGCCTTGGCATCCAGGACGGCAGTTGCCCCGGCTTTGTCGCCTGCGTGGACGGCCAGAGGGTCGGCTACTGCTTCGGTGACCGGGATACGGGGGAGATAGTCGTTCTTGCCCTGCTGCCCGCCCATGAGGGACGGGGAATCGGCAAGACCTTGCTCGGGTTGATGGTCGGGAAGCTCGCGCGTCAAGGCTTCAAGCGCGTGTTCCTGGCGTGCTCCAGCGATCCGACGGTTCGCTCCTATGGCTTCTATCGCTACCTGGGCTGGGTACCGACTGGAGAACGGGACGCGTTCGGCGACGACATACTCGAACTCTCGCTCGGTTGA